A section of the Synechococcales cyanobacterium T60_A2020_003 genome encodes:
- a CDS encoding GntR family transcriptional regulator, producing MVLPAQPLRRQKSLQEQAYQALRNAILSGELVPGQRLVETQLAEQLQVSRTPIREALRLLQHAKLAIADDSGAIRVTTVSVTDAIELYDCRLALESLSVTQACANATQEQIAELQALVEQAEKLSPTPKEQLRNYQLLDLDYRFHRLLAQSSSNSYLTSLLDHVFDRMLLLRIQTTLNNPNVLEIRLEHRQIYEAIAHRNPELAAAAIQDHLKASKDRVILELQSLHSDAQS from the coding sequence TTGGTGTTGCCTGCTCAACCGTTGCGACGGCAAAAATCGCTACAAGAACAAGCCTATCAAGCCTTGCGTAATGCCATTTTGTCGGGGGAGTTAGTGCCCGGACAACGTTTGGTGGAAACGCAGCTTGCCGAACAGCTTCAGGTTAGCCGTACCCCAATCCGAGAAGCGCTGCGCCTGCTTCAGCATGCAAAATTGGCGATCGCCGATGACAGTGGGGCGATTCGGGTGACCACCGTATCGGTGACCGACGCCATTGAACTGTATGACTGTCGCCTAGCCCTGGAGAGTCTATCGGTAACCCAAGCCTGTGCCAACGCCACTCAGGAGCAGATTGCCGAACTGCAAGCGCTGGTGGAACAAGCCGAGAAACTATCGCCCACGCCCAAGGAACAATTGCGAAATTATCAATTACTCGATCTGGACTATCGCTTCCATCGACTGTTGGCGCAAAGTTCGAGCAATAGCTATCTCACGTCTTTACTCGATCATGTGTTTGATCGGATGTTGCTGCTGCGCATTCAAACCACGCTGAACAATCCGAATGTGCTGGAGATCCGCTTAGAACATCGCCAAATCTATGAGGCGATCGCCCACCGGAATCCAGAGCTAGCGGCGGCGGCAATCCAAGACCACTTAAAGGCCAGCAAAGACCGCGTCATTCTTGAATTACAGTCTCTTCACAGCGATGCTCAATCGTGA